From one Nonomuraea polychroma genomic stretch:
- a CDS encoding TetR/AcrR family transcriptional regulator — MAQKPTPLREQTRSVVRSLLARTAIELFAAKGYDNTTLEEVAAAAGVSRRTLFNYFRNKEDLALSGLSEQGEAIAARLAERPAEEDAWTSLRAAFQVLEDIDTTPERRLEMITLLFGNESLRAGHAEKQARWQDLFAPLIEPRLPDSDRRALQARAIAAAAITCLQAANEEWVRLGGQVDLFDLYDAAVQAIRRPASPPEKKMT; from the coding sequence ATGGCTCAGAAACCGACACCCCTTCGGGAGCAGACCCGCTCGGTGGTCCGCTCGCTGCTGGCTCGGACCGCTATCGAACTGTTCGCCGCCAAGGGGTACGACAACACGACGCTGGAGGAGGTCGCCGCCGCGGCGGGTGTCTCTCGGCGGACCCTGTTCAACTACTTCCGCAACAAGGAAGACCTCGCGCTCAGCGGCCTGTCCGAGCAGGGTGAAGCGATCGCCGCGCGGCTCGCCGAGCGCCCGGCCGAGGAGGACGCCTGGACCTCACTGCGCGCGGCGTTCCAGGTGCTCGAGGACATCGACACCACGCCCGAGCGCCGGCTCGAAATGATCACGCTCTTGTTCGGCAACGAGTCCCTGCGCGCCGGGCACGCCGAGAAGCAGGCTCGCTGGCAAGACCTGTTCGCGCCGCTGATCGAGCCGCGACTGCCCGACTCCGACCGCCGCGCCCTGCAGGCGCGCGCGATCGCGGCCGCGGCGATCACGTGCCTGCAGGCAGCGAACGAGGAGTGGGTGCGCCTGGGCGGACAGGTCGACCTGTTCGACCTCTACGACGCAGCGGTGCAGGCGATCCGCCGCCCGGCCTCACCACCAGAGAAGAAGATGACATGA
- a CDS encoding SDR family NAD(P)-dependent oxidoreductase translates to MSKVDYRRQTVIVTGASSGLGAEFARQLARRGADLVLVARREDRLKDLADELTRAHGVTVTVVARDLGLPDVGRTLRAELESRGIYATGLVNNAGFGTHNALINEDPDRLQSMIALNVSALVDLSRAYIDPLASAGTGVLINVASLLGFQPTPYMSVYGATKAFVLSFTESLWEENHDTGLRVLAVCPGAMQTEFFDAAGSQSADYGAKRATPADVVRTALDTLDRRSAPPSVITNGRPLALASKILPRRLIVRFMGRMARR, encoded by the coding sequence ATGAGCAAAGTCGACTACCGCCGCCAGACCGTCATCGTCACCGGAGCGAGCTCCGGGCTCGGCGCGGAATTCGCGCGCCAGCTGGCCCGTCGCGGCGCGGATCTCGTACTCGTCGCCCGGCGGGAGGACCGGCTCAAGGATCTGGCCGACGAACTCACCCGCGCCCACGGCGTCACGGTGACCGTCGTCGCCCGCGACCTCGGCCTGCCCGACGTCGGCCGCACGCTGCGCGCCGAACTCGAATCCCGCGGCATCTACGCCACCGGACTCGTCAACAACGCCGGCTTCGGCACCCACAACGCCCTCATCAACGAGGACCCGGACCGCCTGCAGAGCATGATCGCGCTGAACGTCAGCGCGCTGGTCGACCTCAGCCGCGCCTACATCGACCCGCTGGCCTCCGCCGGCACCGGCGTCCTGATCAACGTCGCGAGCCTGCTGGGCTTCCAGCCGACCCCGTACATGAGTGTCTACGGCGCCACCAAGGCCTTCGTCCTCAGCTTCACCGAATCGCTGTGGGAAGAGAACCACGACACCGGCCTACGCGTCCTCGCCGTGTGCCCCGGCGCCATGCAGACCGAGTTCTTCGACGCCGCCGGCAGCCAGTCGGCCGACTACGGCGCGAAGCGAGCCACCCCTGCCGACGTCGTCAGGACGGCCCTCGACACGCTCGACCGCCGCTCCGCGCCCCCGTCGGTGATCACCAACGGCCGCCCGCTCGCCCTCGCCAGCAAGATCCTGCCGCGCCGCCTGATCGTCCGATTCATGGGCCGGATGGCCCGCCGCTAA
- a CDS encoding SDR family NAD(P)-dependent oxidoreductase, whose translation MSKVWFITGSSRGLGRSFAEAALARGDEVAATARDVGSLDALTAYGAAVLPHKLDVTDKAAVFDAVRQTRQHFGRLDVIVNNAGYGLFGAVEELSDKDLRDQLETNLFGPLWGVQAALPIMREQGGGHIIQISSTGGQVSLPLGRAAREGAPSRR comes from the coding sequence ATGAGCAAGGTCTGGTTCATCACCGGCTCGTCCCGCGGCCTCGGCCGCAGCTTCGCCGAGGCCGCCCTGGCGCGCGGCGACGAGGTCGCCGCGACCGCGCGCGACGTCGGGAGCCTCGACGCGCTCACCGCATACGGCGCCGCTGTGCTTCCCCACAAGCTCGACGTAACCGACAAAGCCGCCGTCTTCGATGCCGTACGGCAGACCAGGCAGCACTTCGGCCGCCTCGACGTCATCGTGAACAACGCGGGTTACGGCCTGTTCGGAGCGGTGGAGGAGCTGAGCGACAAGGATCTGCGCGACCAGCTGGAGACCAACCTGTTCGGCCCGCTGTGGGGCGTCCAAGCGGCGCTGCCGATCATGCGCGAGCAGGGTGGCGGGCACATCATCCAGATCTCCTCCACAGGCGGCCAGGTCTCGTTGCCGCTGGGCCGCGCCGCCAGGGAGGGCGCTCCGTCGCGGAGGTAG
- a CDS encoding FAD-binding oxidoreductase, with protein sequence MNSAPETLRRDFGGDIIEPGAADYAAASRSILASGNPAYVLRPKSAADVQAAVRFAADLRLVLSVRGGGHAFAGFGTNDGGVVIDLSGLSSVEVIDKDRHLVRIGGGATWGQVVAALAPHGLAISSGDTRSVGVGGLTLSGGIGWKVRKYGLALDNLVAADVVTAGGQLVRASATEYPELFWALRGGGGNFGVVTAFEFAAHPTTDVIFGKITFPASETAAVLQGWADYLRTAPEELTSIVTLANPFAGGPEAPVEIQVAFDGDDPELAAQVIDPIRALGTVLSDDVTLMPYGDVLADGATPPPGIQLVTRSAFVGPTSVPGALRTLTEIATAQGSPVIAIRSVGGAVSRVPDDATAYAHRQAELMVITTTIGPEPVIAAGRPAFDAVWGKLAPHVTGAYANFLATATDEDVAAVYPPATYQRLAAVKSEYDPANLFAANHNVKGSN encoded by the coding sequence ATGAACTCAGCACCTGAAACCCTTCGACGTGACTTCGGCGGCGACATCATCGAACCGGGCGCGGCCGACTACGCCGCGGCCAGTCGCTCGATACTGGCCTCCGGCAACCCGGCCTACGTGCTGCGTCCCAAGAGCGCCGCCGACGTGCAAGCCGCTGTCCGATTCGCCGCCGACTTGCGACTTGTACTGTCGGTGCGTGGCGGCGGCCACGCCTTCGCCGGCTTCGGCACCAATGACGGCGGTGTGGTGATCGATCTCAGCGGGCTGTCGAGCGTGGAGGTCATCGACAAGGACCGGCACCTGGTGCGGATCGGCGGCGGCGCCACTTGGGGCCAGGTCGTGGCCGCGCTGGCTCCGCACGGGCTGGCGATCTCCTCCGGTGACACCAGGAGCGTCGGTGTCGGCGGGCTGACGTTGAGCGGCGGCATCGGCTGGAAGGTCAGGAAGTACGGCCTGGCGCTGGACAACCTGGTCGCGGCGGATGTGGTCACGGCCGGCGGGCAGCTCGTGCGCGCCAGCGCGACCGAGTACCCGGAGCTGTTCTGGGCGCTGCGCGGTGGTGGCGGCAACTTCGGTGTCGTGACCGCCTTCGAGTTCGCCGCCCACCCGACCACCGACGTCATCTTCGGCAAGATCACCTTCCCGGCCTCCGAGACGGCCGCGGTGCTGCAGGGCTGGGCGGACTACCTGCGTACCGCGCCGGAGGAGCTCACCTCCATCGTCACCCTGGCCAACCCGTTCGCGGGCGGCCCGGAGGCGCCGGTGGAGATCCAGGTCGCCTTCGACGGCGACGACCCCGAACTCGCGGCCCAGGTCATCGACCCGATCCGGGCGCTGGGCACGGTGCTCTCTGACGATGTCACGCTCATGCCTTACGGCGACGTGCTCGCGGACGGCGCGACCCCGCCGCCCGGCATCCAGCTCGTCACCCGCAGTGCCTTCGTCGGACCTACGTCGGTGCCCGGCGCCCTGCGGACCCTGACCGAGATCGCGACGGCGCAGGGCTCGCCGGTCATCGCCATCCGCAGCGTCGGCGGCGCCGTCTCCCGCGTCCCCGACGACGCCACCGCCTACGCCCACCGGCAGGCGGAGCTGATGGTCATCACCACGACCATCGGCCCTGAGCCTGTCATCGCCGCCGGCCGGCCCGCGTTCGACGCGGTCTGGGGCAAGCTCGCCCCGCACGTCACCGGCGCCTACGCCAACTTCCTGGCCACCGCCACCGACGAGGACGTCGCCGCGGTCTACCCGCCCGCCACCTACCAGCGGCTCGCGGCGGTCAAGAGCGAGTACGACCCCGCCAACCTGTTCGCCGCCAACCACAACGTGAAGGGTTCCAACTGA
- a CDS encoding FAD-dependent monooxygenase, with protein sequence MYDVVSQIRMPVWSTGRVALVGDAAYATSFMSAQGSSLSLVGAYVLADELARHGGHTTAFAAYEKTVRNFVEQDQAFATRQQFEARNAMLRSQTALPSDTQGRAAHTALTLPNNKPL encoded by the coding sequence GTGTATGACGTCGTCAGCCAGATCCGCATGCCCGTCTGGTCTACCGGCCGCGTCGCCCTCGTCGGCGATGCCGCCTACGCGACGTCGTTCATGTCGGCCCAGGGGTCGAGCCTGTCACTGGTAGGTGCCTATGTCCTGGCCGACGAGCTGGCCAGGCACGGCGGCCACACCACCGCCTTCGCGGCCTACGAGAAGACCGTTCGGAACTTCGTGGAGCAGGACCAGGCCTTCGCCACCCGGCAGCAATTCGAGGCCCGCAACGCGATGCTGCGAAGTCAGACGGCGCTGCCATCCGACACCCAGGGTCGCGCAGCCCATACCGCCCTCACCCTGCCCAACAACAAGCCCCTCTGA
- a CDS encoding DUF6069 family protein yields MAQNIHEDVTTTATSPARPLVIGGLIAAVVAGAATAAIAAVGAFAGISLVVGGMPIPVSGFAVLTVVFSVVGLVLALVLARTVRRPRTVFVRTTVVLTVLSLVPDALVDAPAATRVLLMLAHVVAAAIVVPAIARRLSA; encoded by the coding sequence ATGGCGCAAAACATCCACGAAGACGTCACCACCACCGCTACCTCTCCCGCGCGACCGCTGGTCATCGGTGGCTTGATCGCCGCGGTGGTCGCCGGCGCGGCGACCGCGGCCATCGCCGCGGTGGGGGCGTTCGCCGGGATCAGCCTGGTTGTCGGCGGCATGCCGATCCCGGTGTCCGGATTCGCCGTGCTGACCGTTGTCTTCTCCGTGGTGGGGTTGGTGCTGGCGCTGGTGCTGGCTCGCACGGTTCGCCGTCCGCGCACGGTATTCGTCCGAACCACCGTGGTGCTCACCGTGTTGTCACTGGTGCCGGATGCGCTCGTGGACGCGCCCGCAGCCACGAGGGTGCTGTTGATGCTGGCGCACGTGGTCGCCGCTGCGATCGTGGTCCCGGCCATCGCCCGCCGCCTGTCCGCCTGA
- a CDS encoding ABC transporter permease, whose protein sequence is MTALTSPLGRLRWTFADGLTLVGRELGRLRQEPGQIVAALIFPAVMVVLFGYVFGSAIQVPDGGDYREYLMPGLFAMVTFSAWLGVMTRVAADASRGVMDRFRSMPMARLAVPFGQTGADLLTGLLMLAIMVATGLLVGWQPHRGLIPTAQAFLLMIVLRYALSWVGVYVGLAVKNDQVADAMVPLGLPFTMLSNAFVPTDGMPGWLRFLADWNPVSALTAASRELFGNPGAPSGNVAWPLAHPVTTVLLWSAALLVIFIPLSLRAYMRRGR, encoded by the coding sequence ATGACCGCCCTCACCTCACCACTGGGCCGCCTGCGCTGGACGTTCGCCGACGGGCTGACCCTGGTCGGCCGCGAGCTGGGACGGCTACGGCAAGAACCTGGGCAGATTGTCGCCGCGCTGATCTTCCCGGCCGTCATGGTGGTGCTGTTCGGGTATGTCTTCGGCAGCGCGATCCAGGTGCCGGACGGCGGCGACTACCGCGAGTACCTCATGCCCGGCCTGTTCGCGATGGTGACCTTCTCCGCGTGGTTGGGGGTCATGACGCGGGTGGCCGCCGACGCCTCCCGTGGTGTGATGGACCGGTTCCGCTCCATGCCGATGGCGCGATTGGCGGTGCCGTTCGGACAGACCGGCGCCGACCTGCTGACCGGCCTGCTGATGCTGGCCATCATGGTGGCAACGGGCCTGCTGGTGGGCTGGCAGCCGCACCGCGGCCTGATCCCCACGGCCCAGGCGTTCCTGCTGATGATCGTGCTGCGGTACGCGCTGAGCTGGGTGGGCGTCTATGTGGGCCTGGCGGTGAAGAACGACCAGGTCGCCGACGCGATGGTGCCGCTGGGCCTGCCGTTCACGATGCTGTCGAACGCGTTCGTCCCGACCGACGGCATGCCGGGCTGGCTGCGCTTCCTGGCCGACTGGAACCCGGTAAGCGCGCTCACCGCCGCCTCACGGGAGCTGTTCGGCAACCCGGGCGCCCCGTCCGGAAACGTGGCCTGGCCACTCGCGCATCCGGTGACCACCGTCCTGCTCTGGTCGGCCGCGCTGCTGGTGATCTTCATCCCGCTGTCGCTCCGCGCCTACATGCGCAGAGGACGCTGA
- a CDS encoding ATP-binding cassette domain-containing protein translates to MADPIVVAEGLHKSFGDTQALRGLDLSVPRGTVCGVLGPNGAGKTTAVRILATLSDPDAGHARIAGYDVVRDAGQVRARIGLAGQHAAVDEKLTGRSNLRMFGRLYHLPRRQAHRRADELLERFGLMDAADRPVHGYSGGMRRRLDLITCLILRPEVLFLDEPTTGLDPRSRGEIWDSIRELVADGTTVLLTTQYLDEADQLADDIAVIDHGQVIATGTPDELKATIGDRLDVVLEDPAALATAAAVLNTLAGTEPTTTDADRLSVALPATGLRLADIVRELDRAGVAAADVSLRRPTLDEVFLRLTDRKESVR, encoded by the coding sequence ATGGCGGATCCGATCGTGGTCGCCGAGGGGCTGCACAAGTCCTTCGGCGACACCCAAGCGCTGCGGGGGCTGGACCTGAGCGTTCCGAGAGGAACGGTCTGCGGCGTGCTGGGGCCCAACGGCGCCGGCAAGACGACCGCGGTGCGCATCCTGGCGACCCTGTCCGATCCCGACGCCGGGCACGCCCGCATCGCCGGATACGACGTCGTCCGCGACGCCGGCCAGGTGCGAGCCAGGATCGGCCTCGCGGGCCAGCACGCCGCCGTGGACGAGAAGCTCACCGGTCGCAGCAACCTGCGCATGTTCGGGCGGCTCTACCACCTGCCGCGACGTCAGGCGCACCGGCGGGCCGATGAGCTGCTGGAGCGCTTCGGCCTGATGGACGCCGCCGACCGGCCGGTTCACGGCTACTCCGGCGGCATGCGGCGCCGCCTCGACCTGATCACCTGCCTCATCCTGCGCCCCGAGGTGCTCTTCCTGGACGAGCCGACCACCGGCCTGGACCCGCGCAGCCGCGGCGAGATCTGGGACAGCATCCGCGAGCTGGTGGCGGACGGCACCACAGTGCTGCTCACCACGCAGTACCTGGACGAGGCCGACCAGCTGGCCGACGACATCGCCGTCATCGACCACGGACAGGTGATCGCCACCGGCACGCCCGATGAGCTGAAGGCCACGATCGGGGACCGCCTCGACGTCGTCCTCGAAGACCCCGCCGCACTTGCGACGGCGGCAGCCGTACTGAACACCCTGGCCGGCACCGAACCCACGACGACCGACGCCGACCGGCTCAGCGTCGCCCTGCCCGCCACCGGCCTCCGGCTCGCCGACATCGTGCGCGAGCTCGACCGCGCCGGGGTCGCCGCCGCCGACGTGAGCCTGCGCCGTCCCACCCTCGACGAGGTGTTCCTGCGCCTCACCGACCGCAAGGAGTCCGTCCGATGA
- a CDS encoding TetR/AcrR family transcriptional regulator has protein sequence MTDAEYVNIWMRPERPAYGPKPTYSRAQITEAAIRIADAEGLEAATMRRIAAEIGAGAMSLYRYVPSRDDLVELMADRLQGEIDVEGMPSGDWRADLTRYADGLRAMWLRHPWIATVQRSLPSFGPNQLLVIERVMGALDAHVSIDENLGLMAMLNGYVEGAVREEIGWAEEVRRSGLSESEWMVRSGPRVEQLLESGEYPIFSKIVMEARRLHLSRDDQFRHGLQRVLDCIAAALPSTAESPMSAHREGREEQDGPGQARRRPSERAARAK, from the coding sequence ATGACCGACGCCGAGTACGTGAACATCTGGATGCGACCCGAGCGCCCGGCCTACGGGCCGAAGCCCACCTACAGCCGCGCGCAGATCACCGAGGCGGCGATCCGGATCGCCGACGCCGAGGGGCTGGAGGCCGCCACCATGCGGCGCATCGCCGCCGAGATCGGCGCGGGCGCGATGTCCCTCTACCGGTACGTCCCGAGCCGCGACGACCTCGTCGAGCTCATGGCCGATCGGCTGCAGGGTGAGATCGACGTCGAGGGCATGCCCTCGGGCGACTGGCGCGCCGACCTGACCCGCTACGCCGACGGGCTGCGGGCGATGTGGCTGCGGCACCCGTGGATCGCCACCGTGCAGCGGTCACTCCCCAGCTTCGGCCCCAACCAACTGCTCGTGATCGAACGGGTGATGGGTGCCCTCGACGCCCACGTCTCCATCGACGAGAACCTCGGCCTCATGGCCATGCTGAACGGCTATGTCGAGGGCGCCGTCCGCGAGGAAATCGGCTGGGCCGAGGAGGTCCGCCGCAGCGGGCTCAGCGAGTCGGAGTGGATGGTGCGGAGCGGCCCGCGCGTCGAGCAGCTGCTGGAGAGCGGGGAGTACCCGATCTTCAGCAAGATCGTGATGGAGGCGCGCCGGCTGCACCTGAGCCGCGACGACCAGTTCCGGCACGGACTCCAGCGCGTCCTCGACTGCATCGCCGCGGCCCTCCCGTCAACGGCCGAGTCTCCGATGTCGGCGCACCGAGAGGGGCGGGAAGAACAGGACGGGCCAGGGCAGGCTCGTAGGCGACCATCCGAGAGGGCAGCAAGAGCGAAATAG
- a CDS encoding alpha/beta fold hydrolase, whose product MLRKIKTSVAAALCCTALGMGVAGCDGDAMENWDPLVPATPTTDAAPISGTEKIDVAGRSVNVSCSGDPEKGQPVIILMHGAGDGLDKLAALQQTLSKKNRVCSYDRLGAGASDQADGPQNFASTGKILTGVLDRVATDGPVVLAGHSLGGLIAARYAPDHQDRVKGLVLMDATPPTMLADISKSIPESAKGPAAEVRAQNLAIFKGENPEKLVMTDGKVASAGNIPVEVIQHGKPYLAAVPEYGPRLEKAWAAGQRKWLTLSSGSKLSTATNSGHYIYLDQPDVAVQAIERVAAQAARQAQGG is encoded by the coding sequence ATGCTCCGCAAGATCAAGACATCCGTTGCGGCCGCGCTGTGCTGCACCGCGCTCGGCATGGGGGTCGCCGGCTGCGACGGCGACGCGATGGAGAACTGGGACCCCCTCGTCCCCGCCACGCCGACAACCGATGCCGCCCCGATCTCCGGGACCGAAAAGATCGATGTCGCGGGCCGGTCGGTGAACGTGTCCTGTTCCGGCGACCCGGAGAAGGGTCAGCCGGTCATCATCCTGATGCACGGAGCAGGCGATGGGCTGGACAAGCTGGCCGCCCTCCAGCAGACGCTGAGCAAGAAGAACCGGGTGTGTTCCTACGACCGGCTCGGCGCGGGCGCGAGCGACCAGGCGGACGGCCCGCAGAACTTCGCCAGCACCGGAAAGATCCTGACCGGCGTGCTCGACCGGGTCGCCACAGACGGTCCGGTCGTCCTGGCCGGTCACTCGCTGGGCGGGCTGATCGCCGCCAGGTACGCACCCGACCACCAGGACAGGGTCAAGGGGCTGGTCCTGATGGACGCCACGCCCCCCACGATGCTGGCCGACATCTCGAAGTCGATCCCCGAGTCCGCCAAGGGGCCGGCGGCCGAGGTGCGCGCGCAGAACCTCGCGATATTCAAGGGCGAGAACCCGGAGAAGCTCGTCATGACCGACGGCAAGGTCGCCTCCGCCGGGAACATCCCGGTGGAGGTGATCCAGCACGGCAAGCCGTATCTCGCGGCCGTCCCCGAGTACGGGCCGCGCCTGGAGAAGGCGTGGGCCGCGGGCCAGCGCAAGTGGCTCACGCTGTCCAGCGGTAGCAAGCTGAGCACGGCCACGAACAGCGGCCACTACATCTACCTCGACCAGCCCGATGTCGCCGTCCAGGCCATCGAGCGCGTCGCCGCGCAGGCCGCACGTCAAGCGCAGGGTGGATGA
- a CDS encoding CPBP family intramembrane glutamic endopeptidase, whose translation MRLLKQLVPVAAVAFAGGMIVGAVQGIPFLTLLLGVATAVLAVLVYARTVRWSERRAPVEVIAKGAVAATVRGMLIGAGMFAAVIVNIAFLGGYRIEGLGSVPGAVAMVGFMAAAAVTEELLFRGILFRIVEERTGTWIALVLTGALFGLVHLFNPHANWWGAIAIAIEAGGMLAAAYAATRTLWVPIGLHFGWNFAAAGIFATEVSGNGASLGLLNGVTSGPALLTGGAFGPEASPYAVVFGLLLMVVFLWLARRRGNLVPLRRRATATLSR comes from the coding sequence ATGCGGTTGTTGAAACAGCTCGTCCCCGTCGCGGCGGTCGCCTTCGCCGGCGGCATGATCGTGGGCGCGGTGCAGGGAATCCCGTTCCTCACCCTGCTCCTCGGCGTCGCGACGGCCGTACTGGCCGTACTCGTGTACGCCCGGACGGTGCGCTGGTCCGAGCGCCGCGCACCGGTCGAAGTGATCGCGAAGGGCGCCGTCGCCGCTACCGTCCGCGGGATGCTGATCGGTGCCGGGATGTTCGCGGCCGTCATCGTGAACATCGCCTTCCTGGGCGGCTACCGGATCGAAGGGCTGGGCTCGGTGCCGGGCGCGGTGGCGATGGTCGGGTTCATGGCCGCCGCCGCGGTGACCGAGGAGCTGCTGTTTCGCGGCATCCTGTTCAGGATCGTCGAGGAGCGCACCGGCACGTGGATCGCGCTCGTGCTGACGGGGGCGTTGTTCGGCCTGGTGCACCTGTTCAACCCGCACGCCAACTGGTGGGGCGCGATCGCCATCGCGATCGAGGCGGGCGGCATGCTCGCCGCCGCCTACGCCGCCACCCGCACCCTGTGGGTGCCGATCGGCCTGCACTTCGGCTGGAACTTCGCCGCGGCCGGCATCTTCGCCACCGAGGTCTCGGGCAACGGCGCCTCGCTGGGGCTGCTGAACGGCGTGACGTCGGGCCCGGCCCTGCTCACCGGCGGCGCGTTCGGGCCGGAGGCGAGCCCGTACGCGGTCGTGTTCGGCCTGCTGCTGATGGTCGTGTTCCTGTGGCTGGCCCGTCGGCGCGGCAACCTGGTCCCGCTGCGGCGCCGCGCGACCGCTACGCTCTCCCGATGA
- a CDS encoding sensor histidine kinase, translating to MIDLRRVTELWQRCHVTVRDLPFGLLLAVVSLLPALHGKGTQVGDLPARPIDELAILVIALQTLPLAVRRRWPAVCLVLVSLGFALDQLHAYHVFASNAMPIALISAGAHLERYRRVTVVLLSMAYVPLALALSRLGATERPEGYVVFYLALALAWGIGAWLRSTRATEAERRHHIAEATRAAERTRIARELHDVVTHHVTAMVVQAEAARYLTAAPDRLDATLSAVTDTGRRAITDLRHMLDLLKADHDTDVGVPTAGGLHTLVEQTRQAGQPVEFAEEGSPAESAGSAEFATYRVVQEALTNALKHAHGSPTVVHVCYGRKEISVTVSTDGPGSRAASFGGSGRGLTGLRERVEALGGEFSAGRQAGGGFLVRATIPAGSPS from the coding sequence ATGATCGACCTCCGGCGAGTCACCGAGCTGTGGCAGCGGTGCCACGTCACGGTCCGGGACTTACCGTTCGGGCTGCTGCTGGCCGTCGTGTCACTGCTTCCGGCGCTCCACGGCAAGGGGACGCAGGTCGGCGACCTGCCGGCCCGCCCCATCGACGAGCTGGCGATCCTGGTGATCGCTCTGCAGACCCTCCCGCTCGCAGTGCGCCGGCGGTGGCCGGCCGTCTGCCTCGTCCTGGTGTCGCTCGGCTTCGCCCTCGACCAGCTCCACGCCTACCACGTGTTCGCGAGCAACGCGATGCCTATCGCGCTCATCAGCGCGGGCGCCCACCTGGAGCGCTACCGGCGTGTCACCGTGGTCCTCCTTTCCATGGCGTACGTGCCGCTGGCGCTGGCGCTCAGCAGGCTCGGCGCGACCGAGAGACCGGAAGGGTACGTGGTGTTCTACCTGGCACTGGCTCTCGCCTGGGGTATCGGGGCCTGGCTGCGCTCCACCCGCGCCACCGAGGCCGAACGCCGCCACCACATCGCCGAGGCCACCCGCGCCGCCGAACGCACCCGCATCGCCCGCGAGCTCCACGACGTCGTGACCCACCACGTGACCGCCATGGTCGTGCAGGCCGAGGCCGCCCGCTACCTGACCGCCGCCCCCGACCGCCTCGACGCGACCCTGAGCGCCGTCACCGACACCGGCCGGCGGGCCATCACCGACCTGCGGCACATGCTCGACCTCCTCAAAGCCGATCACGACACCGACGTCGGCGTGCCGACCGCCGGAGGGCTCCACACGCTCGTGGAGCAGACCCGCCAGGCCGGGCAGCCGGTGGAGTTCGCCGAGGAGGGCAGTCCGGCGGAATCGGCGGGCAGCGCCGAGTTCGCGACCTATAGGGTCGTCCAGGAAGCCCTGACGAACGCCCTCAAACACGCCCACGGCAGCCCTACCGTGGTCCACGTGTGCTACGGCCGGAAGGAGATCAGTGTGACGGTCAGCACCGACGGACCCGGCTCCCGGGCCGCCTCTTTCGGCGGGAGCGGACGCGGCCTTACCGGGCTCCGCGAGCGGGTCGAAGCCCTCGGCGGCGAGTTCAGCGCCGGCCGGCAGGCGGGCGGCGGCTTCCTCGTACGGGCCACCATCCCCGCGGGAAGCCCGTCGTGA
- a CDS encoding response regulator, with translation MTTPIRVLVCDDQALIRTGFATIIDAQPDLEVVGECGDGRAAVDLVGRLSPDIVVMDVRMPVLDGIGATRLLAGAGVPDPVKVLVVTTFNLDEYVYQALRAGASGFLLKDAPPAQLLHGIRTVAAGAALLAPEVTRQLVGRYASRIRPAQATPGETALTPRELEVLRLIADGRSNSEIAATLVISQETVKTYVSRILTKLDLRDRVQAVVYAYRRGLVT, from the coding sequence GTGACGACACCGATCCGGGTCCTGGTCTGCGACGACCAGGCACTGATCCGCACCGGCTTCGCCACCATCATCGACGCCCAGCCCGACCTGGAGGTGGTGGGCGAGTGCGGCGACGGCCGCGCCGCGGTCGACCTCGTCGGCCGGCTGAGCCCCGACATCGTGGTGATGGACGTGCGGATGCCGGTGCTCGACGGCATCGGGGCGACCCGCCTGCTGGCCGGCGCCGGGGTGCCGGACCCGGTCAAGGTGCTCGTCGTCACCACCTTCAACCTGGACGAGTACGTCTACCAGGCGCTGCGCGCGGGCGCGAGCGGCTTCCTGCTCAAGGACGCCCCACCGGCGCAGCTCCTGCACGGCATCCGCACCGTCGCGGCCGGCGCCGCGCTGCTGGCCCCCGAGGTGACCCGGCAGCTCGTCGGAAGGTACGCCTCCCGGATCCGCCCCGCCCAGGCCACGCCCGGCGAGACCGCACTGACCCCGCGCGAGCTGGAGGTGCTGCGCCTGATCGCCGACGGCCGGTCCAACAGCGAGATCGCCGCCACGCTGGTGATCAGCCAGGAGACCGTCAAGACGTACGTGTCGCGCATCCTGACCAAGCTCGACCTGCGCGACCGGGTGCAGGCGGTGGTCTACGCCTACCGCAGAGGGCTGGTGACCTGA